In Nocardioides dokdonensis FR1436, the following are encoded in one genomic region:
- a CDS encoding DUF559 domain-containing protein — MDDDLPVAEVLTALGGVATREALVRACSRRAVDAALAAGDVVALARGRYALPAADEARRAAHRVSGVVSHRSAALLHGWAVSRQPDQPEVTVPRNRNVTGVHRDGIALRLADLHPSEVVEGRTSPERTLVDCLRVLPFSEALAVADSALREGFGEDRLQTLARDVRGPGARQVRRVAACAERAAANPFESVLRAICLGVEGLSVRAQVSVRDPDWLGRPDLVDERLKIALEADSFEWHGDRAALHRDARRYNAFVAAGWLVLRFSWEEVMLHPERVAAVPRAQSLLRGSVEE, encoded by the coding sequence GTGGACGACGACCTCCCCGTGGCGGAGGTGCTGACGGCGCTGGGTGGGGTGGCCACCCGCGAGGCGCTGGTGCGCGCCTGCTCGCGGCGCGCCGTCGACGCCGCCCTCGCCGCCGGCGACGTGGTGGCGCTGGCCCGCGGCCGCTACGCCCTGCCGGCCGCCGACGAGGCGCGACGGGCTGCGCACCGGGTCAGCGGGGTCGTCTCGCACCGCAGCGCCGCGCTGCTGCACGGGTGGGCGGTGAGCAGGCAACCGGATCAGCCGGAGGTGACCGTGCCACGCAACCGCAATGTCACCGGCGTGCACCGCGACGGGATCGCGCTCCGGCTGGCTGACCTGCACCCGTCCGAGGTCGTCGAAGGGCGGACCTCGCCCGAGCGCACGCTGGTGGACTGCCTGCGGGTCCTGCCGTTCAGCGAGGCGCTGGCGGTCGCTGACTCAGCGCTGCGCGAGGGGTTCGGGGAGGACCGGCTCCAGACGCTCGCGCGCGACGTCCGCGGGCCCGGGGCCCGGCAGGTGCGCCGAGTCGCAGCATGCGCGGAAAGAGCAGCCGCCAACCCGTTCGAGTCGGTGCTGCGCGCGATCTGCCTCGGTGTCGAGGGGCTGTCGGTGCGCGCCCAGGTGTCGGTGCGCGACCCGGACTGGCTGGGCCGCCCGGACCTCGTCGACGAGCGGCTGAAGATCGCGCTGGAGGCGGACTCCTTCGAGTGGCACGGGGACCGTGCGGCGCTGCACCGCGACGCCCGTCGCTACAACGCGTTCGTCGCGGCGGGCTGGCTGGTGCTGCGCTTCTCGTGGGAAGAAGTGATGCTGCATCCCGAGCGGGTCGCCGCTGTCCCCCGGGCTCAGTCCTTGCTGCGCGGGTCCGTCGAGGAGTAG
- a CDS encoding antitoxin, with protein sequence MGFFDKRNIAKLRGKLTDAVDKHGDKISDGIDKAASAADKRTGGKHSDKIAKGVSKAKDGLDKLDDKNDDRPPENPPTTYPRTDDTP encoded by the coding sequence ATGGGTTTCTTCGACAAGCGCAACATCGCCAAGCTGCGCGGCAAGCTGACCGACGCCGTGGACAAGCACGGCGACAAGATCTCCGACGGCATCGACAAGGCCGCCTCCGCCGCCGACAAGCGCACCGGCGGCAAGCACAGCGACAAGATCGCCAAGGGTGTCTCCAAGGCCAAGGACGGCCTCGACAAGCTCGACGACAAGAACGACGACCGGCCGCCCGAGAACCCGCCGACCACCTACCCGCGCACGGACGACACCCCGTGA
- the miaB gene encoding tRNA (N6-isopentenyl adenosine(37)-C2)-methylthiotransferase MiaB → MTATTAPSEARTYEVKTYGCQMNVHDSERLTGLLEDAGYLPFDKQGAPAGDQADVVVFNTCAVRENADNKLYGNLSHLAPIKASRPGMQIAVGGCLAQKDRATITEKAPYVDVVFGTHNIGSLPVLLERARVAEEAQVEILESLDVFPSTLPTKRESAYAAWVAISVGCNNTCTFCIVPALRGKEKDRRPGDILAEIRALVAEGVSEVTLLGQNVNAYGVEFGDRQAFSKLLRACGGIEGLERVRFTSPHPAEFTDDVIEAMAETPNVMPSLHMPLQSGSDKVLKDMRRSYRSAKYLGIIERVRAAIPDAAITTDIIVGFPGETEEDFAETLRVVAESRFSSAFTFQYSKRPGTPAATLPDQISPEVVKDRYGRLVDLVTEIAWDENKRIVGRTVELMVAEGEGRKDAETRRLSGRAPDNRLVHFAAPGDDLLTDGRGDVRPGDMVTVEVTYAAPHHLVADRVVSVRRTRSGDAWEARTSAPTPSGVGLGMPVVGVPAPLPDAPACR, encoded by the coding sequence ATGACTGCCACCACCGCCCCGTCCGAAGCCCGCACCTACGAGGTCAAGACCTACGGGTGCCAGATGAACGTCCACGACTCCGAGCGCCTGACCGGGCTGCTGGAGGACGCGGGCTACCTGCCCTTCGACAAGCAGGGGGCGCCGGCGGGCGACCAGGCCGACGTGGTCGTGTTCAACACCTGCGCGGTGCGCGAGAACGCGGACAACAAGCTCTACGGCAACCTCAGCCACCTCGCGCCGATCAAGGCGTCGCGCCCCGGCATGCAGATCGCCGTCGGCGGCTGCCTGGCCCAGAAGGACCGCGCCACGATCACCGAGAAGGCGCCCTACGTCGACGTCGTCTTCGGCACCCACAACATCGGCTCGCTGCCGGTGCTGCTGGAGCGGGCGCGGGTGGCCGAGGAGGCGCAGGTCGAGATCCTGGAGTCCCTCGACGTCTTCCCCTCGACGCTGCCCACCAAGCGCGAGTCGGCCTACGCGGCGTGGGTCGCGATCTCGGTCGGCTGCAACAACACCTGCACGTTCTGCATCGTCCCCGCGCTGCGTGGCAAGGAGAAGGACCGCCGTCCCGGCGACATCCTCGCCGAGATCCGCGCCCTGGTCGCCGAGGGCGTCTCCGAGGTGACCCTGCTGGGCCAGAACGTCAACGCCTACGGCGTCGAGTTCGGCGACCGGCAGGCCTTCTCCAAGCTGCTGCGTGCCTGCGGCGGCATCGAGGGCCTGGAGCGGGTGCGCTTCACCAGCCCGCACCCCGCCGAGTTCACCGACGACGTGATCGAGGCGATGGCCGAGACCCCGAACGTGATGCCCAGCCTGCACATGCCGTTGCAGTCCGGCTCCGACAAGGTCCTCAAGGACATGCGGCGCTCCTACCGCTCCGCCAAGTACCTCGGCATCATCGAGCGGGTCCGGGCCGCGATCCCCGACGCCGCGATCACCACCGACATCATCGTCGGCTTCCCCGGTGAGACCGAGGAGGACTTCGCCGAGACGCTGCGCGTGGTCGCCGAGTCGCGCTTCTCCTCCGCGTTCACCTTCCAGTACTCCAAGCGCCCCGGCACCCCCGCCGCGACGCTGCCCGACCAGATCTCGCCCGAGGTCGTCAAGGACCGCTACGGCCGCCTCGTCGACCTCGTCACCGAGATCGCCTGGGACGAGAACAAGAGGATCGTCGGGCGCACCGTCGAGCTGATGGTCGCCGAGGGCGAGGGCCGCAAGGACGCCGAGACGCGCCGGCTCTCCGGCCGCGCCCCCGACAACCGCCTGGTGCACTTCGCGGCGCCCGGCGACGACCTGCTCACCGACGGCCGCGGCGACGTGCGGCCCGGCGACATGGTCACCGTCGAGGTCACCTACGCCGCCCCGCACCACCTGGTCGCCGACCGCGTCGTCTCCGTGCGGCGTACCCGCTCGGGCGACGCGTGGGAGGCCCGCACCTCCGCGCCGACGCCGAGCGGGGTCGGGCTCGGCATGCCCGTTGTGGGTGTGCCGGCGCCGCTGCCGGACGCCCCCGCCTGCCGCTGA
- a CDS encoding NUDIX domain-containing protein has translation MSAPDPHHGRFVVVPASYVFPLREGDAGTEVLLQLRRGTGYMDGHWAAAAAGHVEQGETAYDAARREALEEIGLADLDLTFVTAMQRTRGGEAIDERIDFFFTARTWRGEPHVVEPEKSGGLRWCALDALDTLPDPVVPHERAVLDGLRAGTTSPYSTFGFDGAAVGAP, from the coding sequence GTGAGCGCCCCCGACCCCCACCACGGCCGCTTCGTGGTCGTGCCCGCCTCCTACGTCTTCCCCCTGCGCGAGGGCGACGCCGGCACCGAGGTGCTGCTCCAGCTGCGCCGCGGCACCGGCTACATGGACGGGCACTGGGCTGCGGCGGCCGCCGGCCACGTCGAGCAGGGTGAGACGGCGTACGACGCAGCGCGCCGCGAGGCCCTGGAGGAGATCGGGCTCGCCGACCTCGACCTCACCTTCGTCACGGCCATGCAGCGGACCCGTGGCGGCGAGGCGATCGACGAGCGGATCGACTTCTTCTTCACCGCCCGCACCTGGCGCGGCGAGCCGCACGTGGTGGAGCCGGAGAAGTCCGGCGGGCTGCGGTGGTGCGCCCTCGACGCGCTCGACACGCTGCCCGACCCCGTGGTCCCCCACGAGCGGGCGGTGTTGGACGGGCTCCGCGCGGGTACGACCAGTCCCTACAGCACCTTCGGCTTCGACGGCGCCGCCGTCGGGGCCCCCTGA